A stretch of Vespa velutina chromosome 8, iVesVel2.1, whole genome shotgun sequence DNA encodes these proteins:
- the LOC124951022 gene encoding metalloendopeptidase OMA1, mitochondrial-like → MFWIQKAIKLRHIHYFKIKSMICIIPNHQSIRYSKICILRTELSLKQLKNINYQKIYDFHTSSKLCIPPIFAVILRPILRLSAFILGRGIKRWWQKKSTKEQEQYKLLFRENRNIFLGSLVLLCLMFIVYYLMHIETDPITNRKRFIIFNRKEQAALGQLIFEMHLEEHKASLVAKDHPAYKRLIKIIENILVKNKDLISVEDKNWTLTIVDSPIKNAYVLPERNIFFFLGVLNIVDNDDQLSIILAHEMAHALLLHSVEQFSHALLIDVLMTIPILLLWASFPDSLAFFLHMIGQHIVNLLHNLPYSRSLENEADEVGLNLAAKACVDVREAVVFWGTMRMLSEMKLASNIVPWLSTHPAHGDREQSLNKKMTKAIELMKSSGCPKLNPIDPRKQFYERTLKDHEFYFKQKGIIIT, encoded by the exons atgttcTGGATACAAAAAGCAATAAAACTTCGTCATATCcactattttaaaataaaatctatgatTTGTATAATTCCAAATCATCAATCTATTAGATATtctaaaatttgtatattacgTACAGAGTTATCTTTaaagcaattaaaaaatataaattatcaaaaaatatatgattttcatACATCATCTAAATTATGCATACCACCAATTTTTGCTGTTATCCTACGTCCAATTTTGAGATTGAGTGCATTTATACTTGGACGTGGTATTAAACGATGGTGGCAAAAGAAATCAAcaaaagaacaagaacaatataaattgttgtttagagaaaacagaaacatatttttag GATCGTTGGTTTTATTATGCTTAatgtttattgtttattatttaatgcaCATTGAAACTGATCCAATAACTAATCGAAAgcgatttataatatttaatagaaaagaacaagCTGCATTAggtcaattaatttttgaaatg cATTTAGAGGAACATAAGGCATCATTGGTAGCAAAAGATCATCCTGCATATAAAAgacttattaaaattatagaaaatatattggtTAAAAATAAAGACTTGATTTCTgttgaagataaaaattggACGTTAACTATTGTCGATTCTCCTATAAAAAATGCTTATGTTTTACCT gaaagaaatatatttttcttcttgggTGTTCTGAACATTGTCGACAATGATGATCAATTAAGTATTATACTTGCTCATGAAATGGCACATGCATTGCTATTGCATTCg GTTGAACAATTTTCACATGCACTATTAATAGATGTTTTAATGACAATTCCCATTTTATTACTTTGGGCAAGTTTTCCTGATTCATTAGcattttttttacacatgATTGGACAACATATCGTAAATCTTTTACATAATTTACCATATAGTAGATCATTGGAAAATGAAGCTGATGAGGTGGGATTAAATTTAGCTGCAAAA GCCTGTGTAGATGTACGTGAAGCAGTTGTATTTTGGGGTACTATGAGAATGCTTTCAGAAATGAAGTTAGCATCCAATATTGTACCTTGGTTATCAACACATCCTGCTCATGGAGACAGAGAGCAAagtttaaataagaaaatgacaaaggcaatagaattaatgaaatcatCTGGT TGTCCAAAATTAAATCCAATTGATccaagaaaacaattttacgAACGTACTTTGAAGGAccacgaattttattttaaacaaaaaggaataataataacataa
- the LOC124951021 gene encoding nuclear RNA export factor 1-like yields the protein MPKKSGKSVWGNRGGRANNTEEKHYFGHDDRLVRMEGRLYSNRPRVSFKPQPRPNRDIPRSLLEAYLDDDIAMSANSNNNNNRQVIVRGRGRGLSRGRNSPLPHRGFRGGILPRPQLTLGEANWYKIIIPYGQKYTKDYVINNLLSYITPETFVPIMYKAMGSEAVFYVDDHKTANALLNCDRKITTTEGFKLQVRVKPGFPQCEINDKLKERLKQAMVKRYVQENNALDLSRFHQDPDLVADYFCALFRPVMLLTVLDIVSEHIPTLEALNLDGNKLNLIERLNVLHKKFPKLKILYIGDNKIREINQLDVLKDVKLEELRLAGNPVCIKYKSRQSDYISDVRKRFPKLLRLDGMELPRPILFDVADDTSKIPPTQRIFTTDTKAQEVASQFLQQYFMIFDSANRQPLLDAYDEHACFSLTVTTHPHNPNKLSTYILENRNLFRVNDTNKRQKLLKQGRLPVVSFISEMPQTRHHLHTFTMDITLVTEGIMLITVTGLFKELNSKDEPLRYFNRTFIIVPKGNGYCILNEQLHISHPTEMQHKLLSNHPAEAQMSEGPSISKTSNSGVEATVPQLSEEVKQQMTVTLSQQTNMNLEWSLKCLQEVQWNYENAVSAFQEFFKRGQIPSEAFSK from the exons ATGCCAAAAAAATCTGGTAAATCCGTGTGGGGTAATCGAGGTGGACGAGCAAATAATACTGAAGAGAAACATTACTttg GACATGATGATAGACTTGTCAGAATGGAAGGAAGATTATATAGTAATAGGCCTCGTGTATCATTTAAGCCACAACCAAGGCCTAATAGAGATATACCAAGAAGTTTATTAGAGGCTTATTTAGATGACGATATTGCAATGAGTgcaaattcaaataataacaataatagacaAGTTATtgtaagaggaagaggaagaggctTGTCTAGAGGTAGAAATAGTCCTTTACCACATAGAGGTTTTCGAGGGGGTATACTTCCTAGACCACAACTTACCCTTGGAGAAGCTAATTGGTACAAAATTATT aTACCATATggacaaaaatatacaaaagattatgtaataaataatcttttgagTTATATCACTCCAGAAACTTTTGTGCCGATTATG TACAAAGCTATGGGAAGTGAAGCTGTCTTCTATGTCGATGATCACAAAACAGCAAATGCACTTCTTAATTGTGATCGTAAAATTACAACGACGGAAGGTTTTAAGCTTCAAGTTAGAGTTAAACCAGGATTTCCTCAATgtgaaattaatgataaattaaaagaaagattaaagcAAGCTATGGTAAAACGATATGTTCAAGAAAACAATGCTTTAGATTTGTCAAGATTTCATCAGGATCCAG ATCTTGTTGCTGACTATTTTTGTGCATTGTTTCGACCAGTTATGTTACTAACTGTATTGGACATTGTCTCAGAACATATTCCCACATTAGAAGCTTTAAATTTAGATGGCAACAaacttaatttaattgaaagacTCAATGTGCTTCAcaaaaaatttccaaaattgaaaatattgtacATAGGTGATAATAAG ATAAgagaaattaatcaattagaTGTTTTAAAAGATGTGAAACTAGAAGAGTTACGACTAGCTGGAAATCCTGTGTGCATCAAATATAAATCTCGACAGAGTGATTATATTAG TGATGTGCGGAAAAGATTTCCCAAGCTCCTGAGACTG gaTGGTATGGAGTTACCACGTCCAATCTTATTCGATGTTGCGGATGATACATCAAAGATACCTCCTACCCAACGAATATTCACTACAGACACCAAGGCCCAAGAAGTAGCAAGTCAATTTCTGCAACAGTATTTTATGATCTTTGATAGTGCTAATCGCCAACCACTGTTGGATGCTTATGATGAACATGCATGCTTCAGTTTAACAGTAACTACTCATCCTCATAATCccaataa attgagtacatacatattggaaaatagaaatttatttagagTAAATGATACtaacaaaagacaaaaattattaaaacaaggAAGATTGCCTGTGGTTTCATTTATCTCAGAAATGCCACAAACTAGACATCATTTACATACATTCACAATGGATATTACTTTAGTTACt GAAGGAATAATGTTAATCACAGTAACAGGATTATTTAAAGAGCTGAATAGTAAAGATGAACCTTTACGGTATTTTAACAGGACATTTATTATAGTGCCAAAAGGAAACGGATATTGTATTCTTAACGAACAGTTACATATCAGTCATCCAACTGAAATGCAACATAAACTTTTATCAAATCATCCTGCAGAAGCACAAATGTCTGAAGGCCCCTCGATATCTAAAACATCAAATTCTGGTGTAGAAGCAACAGTTCCTCAATTATCAGAAGAAGTAAAACAACAAATGACTGTAACATTAAGTCAGCAGACAAACATGAATCTGGAATGGAGTTTGAAATGTTTGCAAGAAGTTCAGTGGAATTATGAAAATGCTGTATCTGcatttcaagaattttttaagCGAGGACAAATACCATCAGAAGCGTTTAGTAAGTAA